ATTTTCTAAATCCAAATCCTCTGTTTTGGGAATGTAGTCAAGGACGAAGTCCGCTGTAGATTCTGAGCCTAAAGTATCATCCTGTTGAAAAAATGCAAATACAGGATATAATCGCTTTTTCCCATCGATTTGATTCTTGTCTTCGAGTCTTGCAAGTGCGTTGCACAATCCTTCTGGCGCTCCAAAGGTTATTATTCCCGCTAAATTTTCGTCTTCGAGAGAATTATATAATGAACTTATCCTTTCTTTTCCTGCAACGATAAAATCTCTCGGATAAATTAAAACTTTTATGAGGCCTTCGCTTTTTGTTTTTAAGCCGTAATTTAGATTTAAAAGTTGCAAAAAATTTTCGATTGTGGATTCATCGTTGTAACTATGTCCCAAAATAATAGCAATTGTCTTTTCGCTTAGGAAAGATTTTGTCTGTTCATCGAGTTTTTTTAATTTTACGCCAGTTTTTAAAGTTTGTGATAGGTATTCTTCGTTTTTTTGAATGGGAGAGGAGATGTTTTTGTTTTTTGTGCAAGAATTAAAAAAAGATAAGACTAATATAATCAAAGTAAGTGTGCTTAATTTACGAAATAAGTTTTTTTTCATATTTTTATACTATCAAATTTAATCTTTTGTGAGTAGTTAAGTTTTTTGTGAATGTAGACAAAAAAATACCCCAAAATCAAACTTTATCGCTCAATTTTAGGGTGTGTATTCAGCTTATTATTAGGTTTTTATTATAAAAATTAAAAAGAGACAGATATTACAACATTGGCCTTTTTAGCAGTTTTTGTTTCTTCTGTGGATGCTAGACCTGCCTGTGTTGTGGGAGTCTTTGTTCCACCTACATCTGTTGCCTCTTTTGCTGCATTTTCCATAGGTGTTACCACTGCCGTTTCTGTAAAGGATGAAGTCATATTCTTTTTTACAAGTATTGCACCTGCTGCCGCTTGACCATCAGAAACTGCACTTGCAGAATTTTCTTCTTCTGTAGTCGAGTGTGCGCTTTCGTCATCTGATGCAACTGATGCAGTCTGATTTCCAGAAGATTTCCATGCTGCAACTGAACCTTCGTAACCTACAATTTCTGTGCTCCTAAATGTGTTTGTAACTCCCATTACAGTTCCGCGTACAGAAGCGGTTGCAACTGGGGAGCGTACTGTAAAGCCAACTCTGCGGTCGGCAGTCTTTTTTACATCTGATTTTAAAGAGCCAGTGTCTAAAAATAGCCTCGTGTCGTCTTTGTCAGTCTTTTCTGCGAGTTGTTCTATCGTCACTCTGCTCAAAGGGGCAACTGTTACTGTAGAATTTTTTATCTTCAAGATAACTTCAGATTTAAAACCTGTTTGAATCACATCGCCTTTTTTTAAAGAATTTCCCACTGAAAGTTTAGCCCAAGAATTTCCTTTTTGAACTTCTGCCTTTCCTTTAGAAGAAACGACTGTTGCTTCCATAGAAGTTGCAGTGAATATCGCTATTGTTGTAACAAAAAGAATCGCAGTTAATTTTTTTATTGCTCTTTTCATTTTTATTCCTCCTAAAATTAGAATGTGAGAGAAACCTTGAGTGTCAGCGCAGTTTTGTTGATGTCCGAATTATTTTTGTCAAAATATTGCGAAAAATCACAACCTAAAAGAACATCACTCAAAAGTTGATAGTAAAGGTTTGTTGCGTACTGGAATCCCTTGTATTTAAAGTTATTTTCGTCTGTTTTAAATACAGTGTCGAATCCTGCACTTAAAAAAACAGAAGAAATTGGTTTTATAGAAGCTGAAAGACCGCACATAAAAATGCTCGTATACTCATCTTCTTCCATAGATTTTACAGCAGTATTGCTCGTAAATCCATAAAATCCAGATTTTTTTGAATTTTCTTTGCTAGAATTTCCTGTTGTATAAACAGTTTTTAGAGAGATTTGAGAGTTTTTAAAGTTTGGATAATAGAATATCTCTGCTTTTGAAAGGTTTGAAAATTTGGTGTCGTTGCCTTGCTGTTGCAAAAGTCCTAACACGCTGTTTACTTCGTAAAAAAAGCCTTCTGTTAAAGGTCCTTTTATTGCAGCTTGCAAATATCCGCGATTTAATTTTCCAGATGAAAGTTTAGAACTCCATAAAAATTCTGTAGAAATTGTCTGCTCTTTCCAAATATCTGGGAATGAAAACTGCAAACCCGCTACGGCATATTTTTCGCAGTTTAAATAAGTCTTGTCATCATCATTTTTTGTTTGTGAATCTCCAAGTATCGTTACAAAGCGAGAGTTTAAAAGACCCGTGTAAAATCCGTATGCTTTTGCTTTTAAAGTAGGTTTATTAAAGTTTACCAAAACGCCATCGCCATTCTGTGTGTAGATGATTTTAGAAAGATCGGAATAGAAAAATCTTCCTGCATTTATCGTAAAATCACCTTTTATCATTTCGTATTTTGCGATATCGATGTTTATTGAATTGAGCGTTTTTTTCTGTCCAAAGTCGTGTTCAAATTGATATTTGCCTTGAATAAGAAAATAGTCTGTTGAGTTTAGCGAATATTTTCCCCAAAGATTTAGAGCATTTTTTTGATTTAATTTTAATCCATCTTTTGCATTTTGATTTGCAAATTTTGATGTGTTTGAAAAACTTCCACCCCAGTCAAAAGCAAAAACTGCTGCGCTAAGGGCAATAAATAAAGATGTAACCAGTAATTTTTTCATTTTGTCGCTCCTTCATCGTCTTTTGGCAGGCATCCGTTAAAAAGTGCAATTAAATCTCTTCCTGTTAAAGTTTCTTCTGGGTCTGCAAGAGCTGGGATTATGGATTTTGCTTTTAATTCTATGAGTGCATATCGTGGATTTTTAAAAATCGTGTAAAAAAGTCCGCCTTTTAGATTTACAGTTTTTGCACAGATGAATGCTGCTTTTTCAAGTGTGAGCGTAGCAGAAGGTTCTGTTTTTTCTGAAAGAATATTTTTCTCTTTGAGCTTTTGTACAGCTTTTTCATAACTTTCGTCATCGCTTATATCATTTGTGTAGATTGCAGAAAGATAAGCTGCTTGAGCAAAAGTTGCCTTATCCGTATTGATTATATCTGTGAGTTTTGAAGAACTCTGAGCGTTAGCGGCCAATGCAAAAAGAAAAGCCATGCAAAAAAACAAACTCTTTTTCATGTTATCTCCGTTAAATTTTATATCAAAATTATAACATGTGTTATAATTTTTGTCATATGAGAGTAAAAAAATTGAGCAAATTGTTTAAAGAAAAGTCAGATAGGATTGCAACCGTAGCAATTATAATTCTTTGGGGATTGTTTGAAATTCTTGGACTTTTTCAAAAGTTCGACTATCGTCTTTATGACTTATTGCTGGGGTTAAGACCTCAGCCAGAAACAAGGCCTGAACTGCTTTTTGTAGAGATTGATAATAAATCTCTTGAAGATTTAGGACCTTGGCCTTGGAGTCGAGATATATTGGCAAATTCGCTCATCAGAATGAAAGAGTTGGGTGCAAAAACCGCTGTATTCGATATTGAGTATCTTTCGCCTTCTAATTTGGGCGTAAATCCAAATGCATCGGAAGATATTTCTAAAGCGATTGACGTTCAAAAGCAGGATGTTGCCGATGTTATAAATCAACTTGCAGGTGCTGCGACTGGAGGGATGTACAGCAAAACTGACCTTACCGCTCTTGCAAAGGAAGCGATTGAAGAATGGGTAAATCCAGGCTTAGATGCTCTAAAAGATAGCATACGAAATGCGTCGTTCCAGGATAACGATGCACTTTTTGCAAAATCAATTCAATTCTTTGGCGACACTTGGCTAACTGTGAATATTTTAGATTTGGATATAAATTACACTCCGGAGTATCTGGATTATGTAAAGCAAAAGTGTCTGTATTCAAATGTTGAAGATAAAACTGGAAGGATAAAAAAAGGAAATCTCTATTATTTAATTGACCAAGGCGGAGATAATAAATTGGGCTTTTGCCCTGCTAGACAGCAATTTATGCAAGGAGCAGCAGGCGCTGGTTTTACAAATGTCGTTTTAGATAGCGATGGAACAAGGCGCCGCGTTGAACTTTTAAGCGACCAAGACGGAAGCTATGTGGCTCAACTCGTATTTTCGCCAATTTTAAAAATCTTAAATCCAAAAAAAATAATCAGAACTCCGTTTGCTGTAAAATTGGTTGATGCAAAAGATCCAGATACAGGAGAGCTTACAGATATATCGATTCCAGTGGACAGGCACGGAAGAATGCTGATTAACTGGTTAAAAAAAGAATTTATAGATTCGTTTAGGCGAGAAAGCGTCGTTATGCTCTTTCAGCTTGACGAAACGGAAAACAACATTCTTGCATTGTTGGGAACTCTTTCTAGCTTTAACCTTTGGGATAAAAACGGAAATTCGCTTTCTTTTAAAAATGAAGTAAACGAAATATTGCAGGATTATTCACAGATAAGTGAATATAAAAATTATTTGCTTTCAAAATGCAAAGGTACAGACGAAAAGGGCAAAGCGATTGACGGTGGAATTGCAGAAAGCGAATATTCTGATTATTTTTCTGCACGTGCTGCATTTTTTGAAAGAGTTAGCTCTTTTATAAGTGGTTCGTATTTTCCAGAGATTTTTAACCGTTTAAAAGAGATGAGTGGCGAACTTGATGAACAAAATTACAAAGAAGTTGTTTCTGGAATAGAAAACTTGTGCGACAGTCTTAAAAACGAAAATGAAATTTACCTTGGAACCTTTGCCGAAAAAAAAGAAGTTTATAAGGATTCATTTTGTATAATAGGAAACACTGCAAGTTCGACTACGGATTTGGGAACCACACCTTTTAACAGAGCGTACCCAAATGTTGGAACTCACGCCAACGTGTATAATACGATAATAAATCGCAATTTTATACGTGAGATTCATTGGATTTTCGCCTTTGTATTTGCTTCGTTATTGGCATTTTTCTGTGTCGTTTACACTAACGGTAAAAAAGCGTTGATTCAGAATTTTTTCGGCATTCTTTCAGTGCTTTTAACAATCGCTATTCCTCAAATTTTGATGGTTGTCTTTAAAATTTATGTTCCAATAACTGCTTCTGTACTTATAACTACTTCAACCTACCTAGTTGCAGTTATATTAAGATTTGTTACATCAGAAAAAGATAAGAGCGTTCTACGCAATGCATTTTCTACTTATCTTGCGCCGGCAGTTGTTGAGCAGATTGTAAAAGATCCTTCAAAATTAAAATTAGGCGGTGTAGAAAAGCGCATGACTGCCTTGTTCTCTGATATAAAGGCTTTTTCTTCGTTTTCTGAACTCGTAACTCCTACAGAACTCGTAAGCATTTTGAATGAATATCTTGGAAGTATGTCTGATATGGTTTTGGCAGAACAGGGAACTATAGATAAATATATTGGAGACTCGATAGTTGCGTTTTTTGGTGCGCCTATAGATTTGGAGCAACCTGCATGGAGTGCAATAGTTTCTGCAATAAGGATGAAGCAGCAGGAAGATAAGTTTAATTCAGAAAAAATTGCAAGCGGTAGCATTCCTATGGAATTGAAAACTCGAATCGGCATAAATACTGGTAATATGGTTGTTGGAAACATGGGTACGAGTACAAAGATGAATTACACGATAATGGGCGATGCTGTAAATCTTGCGAGCAGGCTTGAAGGTGTAAACAAAGTTTATAAATCCTGGATTTTATGCAGCGATTATACTTGGGATGATGCAAATTCAGGCGAGCATTTAGGAAAAATTGTAGCACGCAGATTTGACAGAGTAAGAGTTGTTGGAAGGGAAGAGCCTGTACAACTCTGGAATATTTTGGGTTTTAAAGATGAACTTGCAGAAAACGTTCTTGAATCTATAGATGTTTTCGACAAAGCGATGGAGAAATATCTTGCTAGAGATTTTTCTGGTGCAGGAAAACTCTTTTTAAAAGCGAATAAACTTGTTCCAGAAGATGAATCGCCACTTGTGTATGCCCAACGATGTAAAGATTATATAGAAAAAGGCTTGCCAGACCATTGGGATGGAATAATGAACATGACTTCAAAATAACGACATCTGAAAAACCGCAAAAACTTAGTTATTCAAAACAATGTAAAATCTCTTTTTATGGTAAAAACATCGTAGAAAGGGATTTTTTTTATTTATGCGTAATAATCCTTTTTTACAACTGAAAAATACAAAATTTAAATTTTTAAAATCTAAAAACGAGGTCGTTATAATACAAAAATAAAATTGAAAATTGTTTTAAAAAAGTTAGATACTGTATAAATGAAAATTATCTTTGAATAATTTTTAGAATTATCCATATAAAAATACCAATTAAAAATCTCAATTAAAATCATAATCAGTATAAAATTTATCGGAGAAGAGAAATATTACCTCATACAACTAAAAAAGGGGGATTGTATGAAAAAAAGTTTTTTGAAGAAAACGCTTGGATTGCTTCTTGTTGCTCTAGTGTTTTTAGGATGTTCAAATCTTTCTGTAAATGAAGCAGAAGGCCAACTGGTAGATTTAGATGCAGAAAGAGCAATTTCTAGTGCATCAAATCTTTCTGTTGGAACAATAAACAAAAATACTGATTACGGAGATTTTACAGTTTTGGCAACTTCTTCAAAGGTTGTAAAAATAACATCTACATCAACATCGTATGGGGGAAAAACTTATTCAAAAGCGTGGGATTTACAAGGGGGTGCGAATGGAGTTATGCCGACTTATCGTGCATTTAAGTTTAATCTTTCTTCTGGCGAAAAATTTACTGCAATTGTAAATGCTAACTCTAATAGAACTCTTCAACTTTCAAACGGAAATCAAGTTGTTGACAGTTTTGCTGTTACTAAAACAACAAATGAATATTCTTATACAGCAAAAGCTTCTGGAACATACTATCTTTATTCAAAATCAAGTTCTTTACGAGTGTTT
This portion of the Treponema pectinovorum genome encodes:
- a CDS encoding FecR family protein — its product is MKRAIKKLTAILFVTTIAIFTATSMEATVVSSKGKAEVQKGNSWAKLSVGNSLKKGDVIQTGFKSEVILKIKNSTVTVAPLSRVTIEQLAEKTDKDDTRLFLDTGSLKSDVKKTADRRVGFTVRSPVATASVRGTVMGVTNTFRSTEIVGYEGSVAAWKSSGNQTASVASDDESAHSTTEEENSASAVSDGQAAAGAILVKKNMTSSFTETAVVTPMENAAKEATDVGGTKTPTTQAGLASTEETKTAKKANVVISVSF
- a CDS encoding CHASE2 domain-containing protein; translation: MRVKKLSKLFKEKSDRIATVAIIILWGLFEILGLFQKFDYRLYDLLLGLRPQPETRPELLFVEIDNKSLEDLGPWPWSRDILANSLIRMKELGAKTAVFDIEYLSPSNLGVNPNASEDISKAIDVQKQDVADVINQLAGAATGGMYSKTDLTALAKEAIEEWVNPGLDALKDSIRNASFQDNDALFAKSIQFFGDTWLTVNILDLDINYTPEYLDYVKQKCLYSNVEDKTGRIKKGNLYYLIDQGGDNKLGFCPARQQFMQGAAGAGFTNVVLDSDGTRRRVELLSDQDGSYVAQLVFSPILKILNPKKIIRTPFAVKLVDAKDPDTGELTDISIPVDRHGRMLINWLKKEFIDSFRRESVVMLFQLDETENNILALLGTLSSFNLWDKNGNSLSFKNEVNEILQDYSQISEYKNYLLSKCKGTDEKGKAIDGGIAESEYSDYFSARAAFFERVSSFISGSYFPEIFNRLKEMSGELDEQNYKEVVSGIENLCDSLKNENEIYLGTFAEKKEVYKDSFCIIGNTASSTTDLGTTPFNRAYPNVGTHANVYNTIINRNFIREIHWIFAFVFASLLAFFCVVYTNGKKALIQNFFGILSVLLTIAIPQILMVVFKIYVPITASVLITTSTYLVAVILRFVTSEKDKSVLRNAFSTYLAPAVVEQIVKDPSKLKLGGVEKRMTALFSDIKAFSSFSELVTPTELVSILNEYLGSMSDMVLAEQGTIDKYIGDSIVAFFGAPIDLEQPAWSAIVSAIRMKQQEDKFNSEKIASGSIPMELKTRIGINTGNMVVGNMGTSTKMNYTIMGDAVNLASRLEGVNKVYKSWILCSDYTWDDANSGEHLGKIVARRFDRVRVVGREEPVQLWNILGFKDELAENVLESIDVFDKAMEKYLARDFSGAGKLFLKANKLVPEDESPLVYAQRCKDYIEKGLPDHWDGIMNMTSK